The genomic interval GATGGCGTACATCCGGCCGGACAAGCTCTCGGCCGTGAAGAAGGGGCTGGCCGAGGCCGGCGCGCCGTCGCTGACGGTGACGAACGTGTCGGGCCGCGGCTCGCAGCCGGCGAAGAAGGGGCAGTGGCGCGGCGAGGAGTACTCCGTGGACCTCCACCAGAAGGTGAAGGTGGAGTGCGTCGTCGCCGACATCCCCGCCGAGGACGTGGCAGAGGCCATCTGCGAGGCCGCGAAGACCGACGAGAAGGGCGACGGGAAGGTGTTCGTCCTCCCCGTCGACGAGGCCTACCAGATCCGGACGGGGAAGGTCGGCCCCGAGGCAGTCTGACCGTGGTCGGGCCGTCGAGAAGTCGCTCGACGCCCGACGACGCTCCCGTCGGGCGCGCGGCGCTCGACGACGACTCGCTCGAACGCCGGGAGGCGGCCGGCGACGTGCTCGGCTACGCGCCGCTCGTCGACCACGACGCGCTCGACGCCCGCACCGTGCTGGTCCGCCTCCGGGTCGCGCCCGACGACGTGCACGCCGTCGCGGCCGACCTCGCGGCGGCGGGCGCGACCTCCGTCTTCGAACTGACGGGCGGGGCGAACCTGCTCGCGGTGTGCCGGTTCCCGGACGACGCCGGCCGCGAGCGGTTCCTCGCGGGGCTGGCGACCGACGACCGGGTGCGCGACGCGAGCGCGACCGTCGCGCTGCGCACCGTCGTCGAGGGGGACGCGCGGGGCCTGCTGTAGGCCGCGCGCGAGCCGTTACCACCCCGCTCGGCAACGCTTGCGCTGGACGCTCGTCCGACTTTCCACCCCGCGAGCGTCGCGTTTTCCGACGAAGAACGACCTTATACACGTAGTATTCTACCGTATTTCGGACGTTCGTCGGTTCCTCGCGCCTCTATTTCGTCGTTTTCAAGCGAACGCTTATATAGAACACATCCATCACCGCCGCTCGTACTTCGGAGTCAAACCATGGCGAAAACGAGCGAAAAACCGGACGAAACGGTAACGCGGGGGAAGAGATGAACGCGGTCGCGCTCCAGCTCGACCCGACGGCGGTCGTGGACGCGGTGAACTGGGTGTGGGTGCTCGTCGTCACCTTCCTCATCTTCTTCATGCACGCCGGCTTCGCGATGCTGGAGGCCGGGCAGGTGCGCTCGAAGAACGTCGCGAACCAGCTGACGAAGAACATGCTGACGTGGAGCGTCGGCGTCATCGTGTTCTTCCTGCTGGGCGCGACGGTGTCCTCGGTCGCGGCCGGCCTGACCGGCGGGCCCGATTACACCCTCTTCGCCGTCTTCGACGCGTCGAACGCGAGCGTCGCGGCCGACGGCGGCTGGGTGGACTGGCTGTTCGGCGCGGTGTTCGCGATGACGGCGGCGACCATCGTCTCGGGGGCGGTCGCCGGCCGCATGAAACTGCGCGCGTACGTCACCTACACCGTCGCCCTCGCGGGCGTCATCTACCCCGTCGTCGTCGGGCTGACGTGGGGCGAGGGGTTCCTCGAGGTGCTCGGCTTCACCGACTTCGCGGGCGGGATGATCGTCCACGGGATGGGCGGCATCGCGGGACTCACGGCCGCGTACATCGTCGGGCCGCGCATCGACCGCTACACCGACGACGGCGGCGTGAACGTCATCCCCGGCCACTCCGTCACCTTCGCCGTGCTGGGGACGCTCGTCCTCGCGTTCGGCTGGTACGGCTTCAACGTCGGGACGGCCGCCGCGCCGCTCGCGGCCGGCGGCGGCGAACTCGACTCCTTCGGCTACGTCGGCCGCGTCGCGCTCACCACGACGCTCGGGATGGCCGCGGGTGCGCTCGGCGCGAGCGCCGTCGCGATGTACAAGACCGGGAAGGTGGACACGCTGTACGTCGCCAACGGGATGCTCGCCGGCCTCGTCGGCATCACCTCGAACACCGACCTCATCACGTGGCCGGCCGCGCTGCTCATCGGCGGGCTAGCCGGGGCACAGCTCCCCGTCGTCTTCGAGTTCGTCGAGAAGCGCCTGAAGATAGACGACGTGTGCGCGGTGTTCCCCGTCCACGGGAGCGCGGGCGTGCTCGGCGCGCTGCTCGTCGCCGTCCCGTTCCTCACGGTGCCGGACGCGGGCGTCGACCCCGTCGCGCAGGTCGTCGGCGTCGCGGTCATCGCCGGCTGGACCGTCCTCGCGACGGGCGCCGTCTTCGGCGCGCTGAAGGCCGCCGGCCAGATCCGCGTCTCCCGCGAACACGAACTGGAGGGGCTGGACGTCTCCGAACACGGCGTCGACACCTACCCCGAGTTCGGCCGCCCGGACACGGTCGCGGACGGCGGCTTCGTCGAGGACGGCGGCGTCTACCGTCCCGACGGCGGTCTGCCGAACGACGGGGGCATCAAGCTCGTCATGGCGTTCATCCGCCCGGACCGCCTCTCCGCGGTGAAGCAGGGGCTCGCGGAGGCCGGC from Halosegnis marinus carries:
- a CDS encoding P-II family nitrogen regulator, translating into MSANDSEIKMVMAYIRPDKLSAVKKGLAEAGAPSLTVTNVSGRGSQPAKKGQWRGEEYSVDLHQKVKVECVVADIPAEDVAEAICEAAKTDEKGDGKVFVLPVDEAYQIRTGKVGPEAV
- a CDS encoding ammonium transporter translates to MNAVALQLDPTAVVDAVNWVWVLVVTFLIFFMHAGFAMLEAGQVRSKNVANQLTKNMLTWSVGVIVFFLLGATVSSVAAGLTGGPDYTLFAVFDASNASVAADGGWVDWLFGAVFAMTAATIVSGAVAGRMKLRAYVTYTVALAGVIYPVVVGLTWGEGFLEVLGFTDFAGGMIVHGMGGIAGLTAAYIVGPRIDRYTDDGGVNVIPGHSVTFAVLGTLVLAFGWYGFNVGTAAAPLAAGGGELDSFGYVGRVALTTTLGMAAGALGASAVAMYKTGKVDTLYVANGMLAGLVGITSNTDLITWPAALLIGGLAGAQLPVVFEFVEKRLKIDDVCAVFPVHGSAGVLGALLVAVPFLTVPDAGVDPVAQVVGVAVIAGWTVLATGAVFGALKAAGQIRVSREHELEGLDVSEHGVDTYPEFGRPDTVADGGFVEDGGVYRPDGGLPNDGGIKLVMAFIRPDRLSAVKQGLAEAGAPSITVTNVSGRGSQPAKKGQWRGEEYTVDLHQKVKVECVVADIPADDVATAIADAARTGEKGDGKVFVLPVEGAHQIRTGKTGRDAV